AACTTGTAATACTGTGGTAAGTTGCGGAGAGAATATAAAACCGTATTGTGAGTTTTCAAGTTTCATAATTTCTGGTAGTTGGTCGAGgtttaagattataattaataactggaTTTACAAAACTCAGAAAACGAGAGGATATGGTTTGTGTGGACGTAGTGAAAATAGTTGAAACAAATACTTCATATTATTAGACAACACATAAAAAGGTCAACTTCCattctaaaatagtaaaataaacaactataTTTCAGTGATTTACCTTTAATTTCCAGTCAAAATCTACTAAATGTTTATCCAtcatttgaatttgttttacaattattacaagaTTGCGACCTATTGGACATTAggacaaattgaaaattatttgttttttaaatattatcaacaattgtcaattattataaaatataaattgtacaatattttcaaggAAGAAATTGGAGTGTATCGATACGTATCGGTTGAATAACATACAATTCATGGGTGGTTTACGAACGAAACGTACCAATCCAGCAAGCGGTATCAGATATGTTTGATTTGTTTCAATTATTGAATCATAATATGGTAATGGTTACTAAGTGATGTAACTACATATCCGtggttttgattttgaatttttcatgttataaattgtatttttatgataatttggaTATTTTGATTTGAGTTCTTAGTAACAGTCAGCACTGGTTCGGTTTTAGAGGTTATAATGGTACATTTTAATCgatgtttaacaattttatatgagTAATGAtgagttatttaattgaaGAAAAGACagtaacaaatttttatttgaattaaaattaaattaaaactttttatatttaatgagataaataaaataatatttagagtaGTGGatgattatgaaattaaatatttaaacaattcatTCAAACATCGATAGTTTATCTCCTTGTTCGATAGTTTTGATATCACTTAAGTCCGCGTTGCATGTTGTTTTCTTTCCGTCTCGTTCGATTGATGTGTTTCCTTTTTCTGTAAACCTTAATACGTTTTAGAAGTTTTGAGACAAAAACTTCCTCAACTTTTTTAGTGACATCGACTACAAAAAAGATCATGGTAAgcgttatttattgaataactacaaaattgaagtttttaattttaaggaaGTTTAAAGTTGCCATTCTATGCGGTATTCACTAGCCTAACCTCCATTGCTCCAGCTGGCCACATGGTTTTTTCGCTCAGAACGCTGCTGATGGTTGacattttattgatgtttttatttgcattatatataatatatttcagctTGATCGTTTGATATATATCTTATTTGTAATATCTGGTTAAAAACTTAACATTGCGCGTTATTTTGATActttcttaattaaaaaatttgatagtttgttgaaaaaataaatatttctgtaataattttagtgtatttttttgctttgttaataatttatatttgaaaattattcctagaaataattaaaagttcacCCCTtcataatagattaaaaaatgttaataatctgTTGTaactatttctttattttaatctagaattaacaatatgcatatttaaattatgttattttaactaattatggACCCTACACACTGATCAttcataagtaatattaaaattgttaaaatgtgatgttgagaataatttaatgatgaatCTTACGTACTGATAATTTTAGTGATTGTATATTAAGGGACGTAATTctgaagaaataataaaattgtttaaatatttagtcaaaaataatttaatgataaatcttATGTACTGATCATTTTAGTGATTGTATATTAAGGGACGTAATTctgaagtaataataaaattgtttaaatgtgatattgagaataatttaatgatgaatCTTACGTACTGATCATTTTAGTGATTGTATATTAAGGGACGTAATTctgaagtaataataaaattgtttaaatgtgatattgagaataatttaatgatgaatCTTACGTACTGATCATTTTAGTGATTGTATATTAAGGGACGTAATTctgaagaaataataaaattgtttaaatatttagtcaaaaataatttaatgatgaatCTTACGTACTGATCATTTTAATGATTGTATATTAAGGGACGTAATTctgaagtaataaaaatattttatataggtattacatattgataacaataataataaatcttatgCGGTCTTCAATTTagtgattatatattaactattaagatcATAATTCTGAGTAAAAACTGTTTAGcttcttaaataaattttaactttatttttgtaaaaaagatTTGTATACATAGAAACAATGTGTGAAGTATTGGTCTTGTTAAATTAATCTCAGTGAAGATGTTGAAGAGTGATTAgttctgatttttaattaaaaactaatgggTTAAATATTCTAccttatcattaaaaaaacaatactataCAGTTAGAGTTAAATTCGatctttttattacttttaccttaaaaattcataattgcttaattatttaaattttattggtatgtacctgtatattattttattaattaattatattttattttttagccaCAAGAAATTAAAGAAATCAAAGATTTCCTCCTGAAGGCCAGAAGGAAGGATgccaaatgtaattataatcttgaaacaatttatttttaattttatattaatgtccatattgttttattagctGTCAAGATTAAGAAGAACATTGAAAATGTCAAATTCAAGGTCCGTTGTTCTCGATTCCTTTATACCTTAGTAATCACAGATAAGGAAAAGGCAGAGAAACTTAAACAATCATTGCCACCTGGTaagatacttaaattaaatattataaaagttgaataatatgataatttatataactatttattccAGGTCTTCAAGTGAAGGAgatcaaatgtaaaaaaatgaacactGATGATAAAGAGAAAAAATGATAAGGTTGCTTGTGGATtaacgtttatataaaatataattaactttattacatgtaaattgtatattttttatatttctttaacttAAAGAAATAGTTCCTAAAATTTATCAACTATGAAATAGAACAGGAATAAATGTGGTATATATAGGCAATGtcacaaatatgtataatgggtGCATGTCAACTgatatactataggtataactagaccaatatttttaatagtgcacaagttataaagaattttcaggccttttacattttattgatatagttatttaaaatttatatttatgattttatgaactatattttactatgagTATAACAAGTATagcttaacaaaataaatattgttacaacCATGGTTTTTCTGTCtagtaagttatattttataaatgacttGCTAGTTCATCAAAAACTGATGTTGATCATTGTAATTAGCATTAAAATTcagttgaaaatttttaaatctggttaattttaactagtaatagaaaaattataaataaataaaaagccaAATTCGTTTTTCAgtggttttttaaaaatactaaataatcttTACATCTTAttgaatataggtaataaatatttgtattagaagtctgttttacataaaaattattaaaattttattttgaatacattttgtagatTTCAATGGTTTCTCTATTCAGCGATAATCAGTAAtcagttatttatattgaatccTAAACATTTGCTTTAtccgttgtttttttatgataatataaattatgaaatatttatttttagtttttcatggtaattatgaatatgcatattttattaattatataattaaatgtggttaataaatatacttcaaaTACACAGTGTAAATCTCAATTCACATTAAAATCCAAGagctttaatttttacctaGTAATGtcgacattaaaataattcattttcatgaaaaaattGGTGAACAGTCACATTTAACAGTTAACTTgtgttataatgaattatttacaatatttatgtgtttaacttaaatataaagaaaaaaaagtatgttcAAAGTTAATctgtcattaatatatataaatgtataaagtaatatttttattattgtgttataaataactataatatatctatgacCTGGTTCttcacaaaattatacaaactaGAGAATACTTCATGATatgttatagactatagttaaGGTACATGAAGTGGGCACCTACAAATATTACTTAGTCAATATATTCTAGGTAATGCTggacattttgtatttaatcatagtattcaaaatataataggaaggtttattttttggtgGGTGTACCAGCCTAATTGCATCAATATGATATACTGATTTAGCAAGGGTTCTGTTGTACCAGGTGTTAAATCTGTATTAACTATACTTTACTTCAAAATGaagggaaaaaaattattatattattctagtaTTACAATACTAAATGATTAATTGGTCACAACGGGTAATATAGtagattttatttcttattaacatttatcacTACGTAAttcactatatttataatatgatcttcattaatatatttattattttcattagtatttagttttgcaaaatcaaatttggtatacataaaaaattttgacAATGAATACTTCTTCTTTTTGCTGTTATTActccaatattatttacccGGTAAAAGAGGACAGTGGATCAACATGTAGttctaataattcaaattattcttgataaatactaataaccaattttggaataaaaaaacTGCATACAACTTATATCATTACCGGTATGCCATTGAGAAAAGTGTTCATAGATTTACCACCACTAGATTAATATTTGACCAAAAGTTATAAGTCTatgattaacatttattttatttaaacttttaattatgaaatttaatattgtattagtttgtaactaataaataatttgtaaatgtttgacaaatttatttaacatttaatattttactaaaaaggatgaaatatttatacccataatttgttttaaaatatgaatttcaaTCTTGTTTGcactataaatgaaaataatgtttaagaaTGAATTCTTTCCAAGTACTGAAAAAAGCAATaatcactaataattatttttatgtattatactttatagccTTTTcattttggtaaaatatatatatttaacaacattttattatttaaatatttaataaagaaaaagacATAACACTTAAAAACTAGTAGTTATTCTATTTACAGAActcagataatattttaattataagttacaatGTTTTGTGAAATGATTTAaactaacaatttaatttaattaaaaaaatcaaaatttataaaagtaattaataattacataatattgtcaaaattaatataagtcaCAGCAAAATTcctataagataaaataacaatagtattaagtaaataaacagatagcaattaaaatatatttcttaaaaataattcgacAGTTTAAGttctagttaatatttttttaatacatagttCTGTAATGCAATAATACGCTACagttattggttttatttatttgataaaattattttaactatttgtaAGAAGCagcaatattttgattaaccttaacatataatttatctttagaaaatagtttaatacctAATTGTACTTGATCTAATtctttttctatatatttacgtttttctttcattttatatgaatCTGAAGCGACAGGCAACATATTTAACTGCATAACCAATTGATTGTAATCTATATCAACAAAgtgtgtataacaataaattattatattaattagaacaCATTTAAAAGGATACccttataatatacctttttttattttagttagatGGTCCAAACGTTCAGTTtctggtaataatatatgaccaGGAGGACATGCTGGATCATCAATACCCAATTCACGCCTAATTGCCAATTTCTTTTGTGTTTCCttctcatttttttcttttagtgcTTTTCGATCTTTCAGGTAtctattaagaaaaattaagtatttcagaaattattataatatattttgagatTAATTGTACTTTGGTATTTCTCCAGGTTGATGATGACCCATtatgttttctttaaatttaactgaATTTTGTTGTTTCTTTTTGGAATTGATGTCCTGTCGATGTATTgacttaacatttttgttagaCATACAATTAGAATACTCTGATTCAGAACTTTCAGTTTGCACAGAGATGGTGTTAACATGTTTTGTTTGATTGATTTTAGCCATATCTGAAGTCTCTGACATTGGATATCTGATACAATTATCTTCTATTTCAAATGGATTTACTGTTTGTGtagctataataaaaattgttggttataccattattatcttTGTGAaatagttgaataataattaggaaaaatttagttaactattattaaattacatttatgcaagataaaaataaattgaaacacgtagatttaaaaatgtgaagcatcatttttatgttaataaaataatttgcataaaattgtttaatattataccattgtagaataaccaattaaataattaagtgcaGTTACTTAAGTACCTTGATCTCTAAAagctaatgatattttttcaacatttttgatttctaattttttttgagtaaTCTTAGTTTGAGCTATTGCAGAACGAATTGATCTAATACTAGCatcaattttatctaaatctatagactttattttattttttgaattttctggGATGATTTCTTTACTTGGCCCTTGTCTCAACTTgaaattctgaaaatatttgatagcataatattaataatattcatatgtatacattattaatacatatacaagtaaaaatatatataaataaatagatgttgacctttttttagttgataacAATTTGCTCCCCTCCCCCATTTAGGAACACTGTATCCGCCCTTGttacaaactatttatattattgtaacttgtttatttcaacattacttcaaaatttattattagttacagATCAATAGTGGTGATAAAATGTAGCTATGTAATGTGATGacaatgttataaaatgttttatttttcttaattctttttattgtatagtaaGTATTCAGTGGcttgggataaaaaaaaaatatttgtcacTGGTCAATGGGCTATTCATACATCCCTCATCTCTGCTTATAgctatacaacaaaatattatactga
This sequence is a window from Rhopalosiphum maidis isolate BTI-1 chromosome 1, ASM367621v3, whole genome shotgun sequence. Protein-coding genes within it:
- the LOC113555304 gene encoding 60S ribosomal protein L38; its protein translation is MPQEIKEIKDFLLKARRKDAKSVKIKKNIENVKFKVRCSRFLYTLVITDKEKAEKLKQSLPPGLQVKEIKCKKMNTDDKEKK
- the LOC113549309 gene encoding uncharacterized protein LOC113549309 produces the protein MCSIRDFFPVEYRTSGVKPKKNFIQENKKYVTKLAKGTQSSKENLNPSNKLACTNIQNFKLRQGPSKEIIPENSKNKIKSIDLDKIDASIRSIRSAIAQTKITQKKLEIKNVEKISLAFRDQATQTVNPFEIEDNCIRYPMSETSDMAKINQTKHVNTISVQTESSESEYSNCMSNKNVKSIHRQDINSKKKQQNSVKFKENIMGHHQPGEIPKYLKDRKALKEKNEKETQKKLAIRRELGIDDPACPPGHILLPETERLDHLTKIKKDYNQLVMQLNMLPVASDSYKMKEKRKYIEKELDQVQLGIKLFSKDKLYVKVNQNIAASYK